From a region of the Desulfonatronum sp. SC1 genome:
- a CDS encoding small ribosomal subunit Rsm22 family protein: protein MSDTPSRPAGTPGFSGAPFPDLSVAAQRALTDYADLLREVMPMKAAHRRRLPDNIQELSSFLIEDRAEFLGRDYLHAPAALGAYLWYFLPWNLLRLTRLLGGLDLDLPEGATIVDLGSGPLTVVQALALARPDLLTRELHFHCLDATPKPMREGRKLYHGLVNSLKSTLGQGQSRWKIHLIHAPWHVGLKDLPRADLLTAANFLNELPWHRRDPLGEQVADFFRTVAAHQRHGGRCLFVEPGNRLGGKLVSLVRESAVAEGWHVLGPCTHHQACPMLEYRETSWCHFTLSARGCPPWLTELSREADLAKRDVSLSYAYLVGPDLADPGRKELNVAPNLEAPYREAPAPNPPDAGKGLARIISAEFSVPTRERGQMIGRYGCAAQGKLLILSAPGAPGTRSGDLVPVRLSEPSWRDPKSHAVVAELPSTAGKAKSGTDKPKPKQGTMPKADVSDKPKLASSGESTGIDQKKDSRQRSSGPSAKVSKKRRTNS from the coding sequence ATGTCTGACACCCCATCGCGCCCCGCCGGCACCCCCGGCTTCTCTGGCGCGCCGTTTCCCGATCTTTCCGTCGCTGCCCAGCGGGCCCTGACTGACTACGCCGACCTGCTGCGGGAGGTCATGCCGATGAAGGCCGCCCATCGGCGCAGACTGCCGGACAACATTCAGGAGCTGTCCTCGTTTCTCATCGAGGACCGCGCGGAATTTCTCGGGCGGGACTACCTGCACGCTCCAGCCGCCCTGGGGGCGTATCTGTGGTATTTCCTGCCCTGGAACCTGTTGCGCCTGACCCGGCTATTGGGCGGGTTGGACCTGGATTTGCCCGAAGGCGCGACCATCGTGGATCTGGGCTCCGGACCGCTGACCGTGGTCCAGGCCCTGGCCCTGGCCAGACCGGACCTGCTGACCAGAGAGCTGCATTTTCACTGTCTGGACGCCACGCCCAAGCCGATGCGCGAAGGCCGGAAGCTTTACCACGGCCTGGTGAACAGCCTGAAAAGCACTCTCGGCCAGGGCCAGAGCCGGTGGAAAATTCATCTCATTCACGCCCCGTGGCACGTGGGCCTCAAGGACCTGCCCCGGGCCGACCTGCTCACCGCGGCCAATTTCCTGAACGAACTGCCCTGGCATCGACGGGACCCTCTCGGTGAACAAGTCGCGGATTTTTTCCGGACCGTGGCCGCCCATCAGCGCCACGGCGGCCGGTGCCTGTTCGTGGAACCCGGAAACCGCCTCGGCGGGAAGCTGGTCAGCCTGGTCCGAGAAAGCGCCGTGGCCGAGGGTTGGCACGTGCTCGGCCCCTGCACCCATCACCAGGCCTGTCCGATGCTCGAATACCGGGAGACATCCTGGTGCCATTTCACCCTGTCCGCCCGCGGCTGTCCGCCCTGGCTGACGGAATTGTCTCGGGAAGCCGACTTGGCCAAGCGGGATGTGAGTCTGAGCTACGCGTATTTGGTCGGACCCGATTTGGCCGATCCCGGACGGAAAGAGTTGAACGTCGCCCCGAACCTCGAAGCCCCGTATCGCGAAGCCCCTGCCCCCAATCCCCCGGACGCCGGGAAGGGATTGGCCAGAATCATCAGCGCGGAGTTTTCCGTTCCGACCCGGGAACGCGGGCAAATGATCGGGCGCTACGGCTGCGCGGCCCAGGGCAAGCTGTTGATCCTCTCGGCACCTGGCGCACCGGGCACGCGCTCCGGTGATCTCGTCCCCGTCCGTCTTTCTGAACCGTCCTGGCGCGACCCCAAAAGCCATGCAGTGGTGGCCGAGTTGCCTTCGACCGCTGGTAAGGCAAAGTCTGGAACAGACAAGCCAAAACCGAAGCAAGGAACCATGCCCAAGGCGGACGTTTCCGACAAACCGAAGCTAGCCTCCTCCGGAGAATCGACGGGTATTGATCAAAAAAAAGACTCGCGGCAGCGATCCTCCGGGCCTTCGGCGAAAGTCTCAAAGAAACGCCGCACCAACTCGTAA
- a CDS encoding response regulator, with translation MRTLIVEDSRSMQEHLREIVAPYGRVVQVLDGRQAVNAFIRSLEDKKLFDLILMDIEMPILDGHKALSMIRRLEEQRLGGIRTKAVMVSSLADYDNILKAQFEERADAYLTKPFEPEMLLEILRNHGLIDKGPFPEEDSESSSDTSH, from the coding sequence ATGCGTACGCTGATTGTAGAGGACAGCCGAAGCATGCAGGAACACCTTCGGGAGATCGTGGCACCCTACGGCCGAGTCGTTCAGGTGCTCGACGGAAGACAGGCCGTCAACGCATTTATTCGGTCCCTGGAGGACAAAAAACTCTTCGATTTGATCCTGATGGACATCGAAATGCCGATTCTGGACGGTCATAAAGCCCTGAGCATGATCCGTCGCCTGGAAGAACAGCGCCTGGGCGGCATCCGTACCAAGGCCGTGATGGTTTCGAGCCTTGCGGACTATGATAACATCCTCAAGGCCCAGTTCGAGGAACGGGCCGACGCCTATCTGACCAAACCCTTTGAGCCGGAAATGCTTTTGGAAATCCTGCGTAATCACGGCCTGATCGACAAGGGGCCTTTTCCGGAGGAAGACTCAGAATCCTCTTCGGACACGTCCCACTGA